The proteins below come from a single Mucilaginibacter mali genomic window:
- the bshC gene encoding bacillithiol biosynthesis cysteine-adding enzyme BshC, with translation MDSSCISYKNTGFFSHTVTNYLEDVPDLRSFYSYRPTMDGFAQLFNNKKVVADRQVLVEVLTEQYATIAPYAKTGFPLQGVRGLLADNTYTVTTGHQLNIFAGPLYFIYKIVTAIKLARQLKEAFPDKNFVPVYWMASEDHDFAEINYTNIGGKKVHWWYEASGATGRIDPHSMRQALNQYKGVLGMENHGPELAELVETAYTKFDKLADATRYLVNALFGQYGLVIIDADDSRFKKQFAPIIEQDIIQQNSFKHITETNKLLEAAGVHIQVNPREINFFYLGDKLRERLVFEDNLYKVLNTDISFTEDQLKAEIQAHPECFSPNVVMRPVYQEVILPNVAYIGGGAEVVYWLELKSNFDHYGIDFPILILRNSGLIIPKEVTPKIARMGLTPADLFKPTDKLKNDWIKQNSDHNLSLQQEWAQLEAIFTGVKERAAKIDPTLAPSTEAVQARLKHAIDNLEKKLTRAERRNYATRINQLDHIKADLFPKDSLQERTENFGLFYVKWGQFFIDELIRNFHPLDFEFTVLAE, from the coding sequence ATGGACAGCAGTTGTATCAGCTATAAAAACACCGGTTTCTTTTCTCATACCGTTACCAACTATCTGGAAGACGTTCCCGACCTGCGGTCGTTCTATAGCTACCGCCCCACAATGGACGGCTTCGCGCAATTGTTCAACAACAAAAAGGTAGTAGCCGACAGGCAGGTGTTGGTTGAAGTATTGACCGAACAATACGCCACCATAGCACCATATGCTAAAACTGGATTCCCCCTTCAGGGGGTTAGGGGGCTTTTGGCTGATAACACCTATACCGTTACCACCGGCCATCAGTTGAATATTTTTGCCGGTCCGCTATACTTCATCTACAAAATAGTTACCGCTATAAAACTGGCCCGCCAGTTAAAAGAGGCTTTCCCCGATAAAAACTTTGTCCCGGTTTACTGGATGGCATCTGAAGACCACGACTTTGCCGAGATCAACTATACCAATATCGGCGGCAAAAAAGTACATTGGTGGTACGAGGCCAGCGGCGCCACCGGCCGCATCGACCCGCACAGCATGCGCCAGGCACTTAACCAGTACAAAGGCGTTTTGGGCATGGAGAACCACGGCCCCGAACTGGCCGAACTGGTAGAAACAGCTTACACTAAATTTGATAAACTGGCCGACGCTACCCGTTATTTAGTAAACGCTTTATTCGGTCAATACGGATTGGTAATTATCGATGCTGATGACAGCCGTTTCAAAAAACAGTTTGCGCCGATCATCGAACAGGATATCATCCAGCAGAATAGCTTCAAACACATCACCGAAACCAATAAACTGCTGGAAGCCGCCGGTGTACACATACAGGTGAACCCGCGCGAGATCAACTTTTTTTACCTGGGAGATAAACTGCGTGAGCGTTTGGTTTTTGAAGACAACCTGTACAAAGTATTAAATACCGATATCAGCTTTACAGAAGATCAACTAAAAGCCGAGATACAGGCACATCCCGAGTGCTTCAGCCCCAATGTGGTGATGCGCCCGGTATACCAGGAGGTGATACTGCCCAATGTGGCGTACATAGGCGGCGGCGCCGAGGTGGTTTACTGGCTGGAGCTGAAATCAAACTTCGATCATTACGGCATCGACTTCCCTATCCTCATCCTGCGTAATTCGGGTTTGATCATCCCTAAGGAAGTTACCCCTAAAATAGCCCGCATGGGCCTCACTCCTGCCGACTTATTCAAACCAACGGATAAACTAAAAAACGACTGGATAAAACAGAACAGCGATCATAACCTTAGCTTGCAGCAAGAATGGGCACAACTGGAAGCCATTTTTACCGGCGTAAAAGAACGCGCCGCGAAGATAGACCCAACACTCGCCCCATCAACCGAAGCCGTGCAGGCACGCCTCAAACACGCGATAGATAACCTGGAAAAGAAGTTAACCCGCGCCGAACGCCGTAACTATGCAACCCGCATCAACCAGTTAGATCATATCAAAGCCGACCTGTTCCCTAAAGATAGCCTGCAGGAACGTACCGAGAATTTCGGCCTGTTCTACGTAAAATGGGGGCAGTTTTTTATCGATGAATTGATCCGCAATTTTCATCCGCTGGATTTTGAGTTTACGGTATTGGCGGAGTAG
- a CDS encoding TonB-dependent receptor — MFKLRAVLLSLLIPCCAANAQQQGDKTIISDTIRTVVVRSYLFNQPYFNVPAPIGVLYPQQLKLQADNSLVPAMNTIPGVKMEERSPGSYRLSIRGSLLRSPFGVRDVKVYFDEIPLTDAGGNTYLNAIDVNSVKSLEVLKGPDGSLFGANSGGVLILRPISNSNTADSNYAKVGFNGGSYSALHQNAMVQALGANNQLNLSQAYQNYGGYRQHSNMHRDYFQLADKYSFSAKEQLKVLALYSNLNYQTPGGLTFAQMQADPQAARPATKTVPGAIDQQIRITTKVFLGGVVNEARLSDHLKNVTSLSTMHVDFANPFITNYEQRAEDTYSLRSYFELEGAHPGYAWATNLGVEWQRTNSTINNYDNNAGVKGNPQKLDKINSGQHFIFGRYTADIDGTLHLEAALSLNYYGYDFKNLYPLNQSGFTPRNFSPQLMPRVALSYSFTNNLMARASVSRGYSPPTTAEVRPTDNVINTGLQPQNGWNYETGIRLRNSAETMLLDASVFYYRVSNSIVRRLHPDETEYYINAGGTNQTGFELAFTDWLIRENKAHFVRGLQFNTAYTLSRYFFRDYADATTNYSGNPLTGVPRHVIVSSLQVKIPQNLYVFVQHNYTASIPLNDASNVFAPQYHLLQAKAGCTCNLTHKTKLDIYAGTDNLLNAQYSLGNDLNAVGSRYFNPSPLRNYYAGFSLMF; from the coding sequence ATGTTTAAACTACGGGCCGTACTGCTATCGTTGCTAATACCTTGTTGTGCCGCTAACGCGCAACAACAGGGTGACAAAACCATCATTAGCGATACCATTAGAACGGTAGTGGTCCGCTCTTATCTTTTCAATCAGCCTTATTTTAATGTGCCGGCGCCGATTGGGGTGCTTTATCCGCAGCAGTTAAAACTACAGGCCGATAATTCGCTGGTGCCTGCCATGAATACCATACCCGGCGTAAAGATGGAGGAGCGTTCACCGGGCAGTTACCGACTTTCCATCAGGGGTAGTTTGCTGCGGTCGCCATTTGGGGTGCGCGATGTTAAGGTTTATTTTGATGAGATCCCGCTTACCGATGCCGGGGGAAATACCTACCTGAATGCCATCGATGTAAACAGCGTTAAAAGCCTGGAAGTGTTAAAAGGCCCTGATGGCAGCCTGTTTGGCGCTAACTCGGGCGGGGTGCTTATCCTGCGGCCTATCAGTAACAGCAATACGGCCGACAGCAATTACGCTAAGGTCGGCTTCAACGGGGGCTCATACAGTGCTTTGCATCAAAATGCCATGGTGCAGGCCCTAGGTGCAAACAACCAGTTAAACCTAAGCCAGGCCTACCAAAATTACGGCGGCTATCGCCAGCATAGTAATATGCATCGCGACTACTTCCAACTGGCCGATAAATACAGCTTTTCGGCAAAAGAGCAACTGAAGGTGTTGGCCCTATATTCAAACTTAAACTACCAAACTCCCGGCGGCCTTACCTTCGCTCAAATGCAGGCCGACCCGCAGGCGGCAAGGCCGGCTACTAAAACCGTTCCCGGCGCTATCGATCAGCAAATTCGTATCACCACCAAAGTATTTTTGGGCGGCGTGGTTAACGAGGCCAGATTAAGCGATCACCTCAAAAACGTCACCTCGCTATCTACCATGCACGTAGATTTTGCCAATCCGTTCATCACTAATTATGAGCAACGTGCCGAGGACACCTACAGCCTGCGCAGCTATTTTGAACTGGAAGGCGCGCATCCGGGCTACGCCTGGGCCACCAACCTGGGCGTAGAGTGGCAGCGCACCAATTCAACCATCAACAATTATGATAACAATGCCGGCGTTAAGGGCAACCCGCAAAAGCTGGATAAGATCAATAGCGGCCAGCATTTCATTTTTGGTCGGTATACAGCTGATATTGATGGGACACTGCACCTGGAAGCCGCGTTAAGCTTAAACTATTACGGGTACGATTTTAAAAACCTGTACCCGTTAAACCAATCCGGCTTTACTCCGCGCAATTTTTCGCCGCAGCTAATGCCGCGTGTGGCCCTATCCTATTCGTTTACCAATAATTTGATGGCGCGGGCATCGGTAAGCCGCGGTTATTCGCCGCCTACCACGGCCGAAGTTCGCCCAACCGACAACGTGATCAACACCGGCCTGCAACCACAAAACGGCTGGAACTACGAGACCGGCATCCGCCTGCGCAACAGTGCCGAAACCATGCTGCTTGATGCCTCGGTATTTTACTATCGCGTAAGCAACTCAATTGTGCGCCGCCTGCACCCCGACGAAACCGAATATTACATCAATGCCGGCGGCACCAACCAAACCGGCTTCGAACTGGCCTTTACCGATTGGCTTATCCGCGAAAATAAAGCCCATTTTGTGCGCGGCTTACAGTTTAACACCGCCTATACTTTAAGCCGCTATTTTTTCAGGGATTATGCCGATGCTACCACCAACTACTCGGGCAACCCCTTAACCGGCGTACCAAGGCACGTAATAGTAAGCAGCCTGCAGGTGAAGATCCCACAAAACCTGTATGTGTTTGTGCAACACAACTACACCGCCAGCATTCCGCTTAATGATGCCAGTAACGTGTTCGCGCCGCAATACCACCTGTTGCAAGCTAAAGCCGGCTGCACTTGCAATTTGACACACAAAACTAAACTGGATATTTACGCCGGTACCGATAACCTGCTAAATGCCCAATATAGCCTCGGCAACGATTTGAACGCCGTAGGCAGCCGCTATTTTAACCCATCGCCGTTGCGTAATTATTATGCGGGTTTTAGTTTGATGTTTTAA
- a CDS encoding methionine aminotransferase: MIPITSKLPQTGTTIFTVMSALAAETKAINLSQGFPDFDCAPQLTKLVAKAMKDGHNQYAPMAGLMSLREQISIKTEKLYGAVYNPDTEVTVTAGGTQAIYTALSAVIHPNDEVIIFEPAYDSYAPAIKLMGGVVKSLELEPPDYRIPWDMVKRLITNKTRMIILNSPQNPTGTILSMADIDELTAIVKSQDILILSDEVYEHLVYDGQEHHSMARYPELRKRSFITVSFGKLFHATGWKVGYCLAPANLMQEFRKVHQFLVFSVNTPMQAGIADYLKDENVYAGLPDFFQQKRDHFREGLSQSRFKLLSCQGSYFQCVSYQGLTDEKDTDLAIRITNEFGVASIPVSAFYSKGTDHHILRFCFAKRQETLDKAVERLLKV; this comes from the coding sequence ATGATACCTATAACATCTAAACTTCCCCAAACGGGTACTACCATTTTTACGGTAATGTCGGCACTGGCAGCCGAAACAAAGGCAATCAACCTGTCGCAGGGTTTCCCCGATTTTGATTGCGCGCCCCAGCTTACCAAACTGGTAGCAAAGGCCATGAAAGATGGGCACAACCAATACGCCCCGATGGCCGGCCTGATGAGCCTGCGCGAACAGATCAGCATTAAAACCGAAAAACTATACGGCGCGGTTTATAACCCCGATACCGAAGTAACTGTAACCGCCGGCGGCACGCAGGCCATTTATACGGCCCTAAGCGCAGTGATACACCCTAATGATGAAGTGATCATCTTCGAACCGGCTTATGATAGCTATGCCCCTGCCATTAAGCTGATGGGCGGCGTGGTAAAATCGCTGGAGTTGGAACCGCCCGATTATCGCATACCGTGGGATATGGTAAAAAGGCTGATCACCAATAAAACACGGATGATCATCCTCAATTCGCCGCAAAACCCTACAGGTACAATTTTAAGCATGGCCGATATTGATGAGTTAACCGCCATAGTAAAAAGCCAGGATATTTTAATACTAAGCGATGAGGTGTACGAGCATTTGGTGTACGACGGGCAGGAACACCACAGTATGGCCCGCTACCCCGAGTTGCGCAAGCGCAGCTTTATCACGGTATCGTTCGGTAAATTATTTCACGCCACCGGCTGGAAGGTGGGGTACTGCCTGGCCCCTGCTAATTTAATGCAGGAGTTTAGAAAAGTACACCAGTTTTTAGTATTCAGTGTAAACACGCCCATGCAGGCCGGTATTGCCGATTACCTGAAAGATGAAAATGTTTATGCCGGGTTACCCGATTTTTTTCAGCAAAAGCGCGACCACTTTAGGGAGGGACTTTCGCAAAGCCGTTTTAAGCTGCTGTCATGCCAGGGTTCGTACTTTCAGTGTGTTAGCTACCAGGGCCTTACCGATGAAAAGGACACCGATTTGGCCATACGTATAACCAATGAATTTGGGGTGGCATCTATACCGGTTTCGGCCTTTTATAGTAAGGGTACTGATCATCATATCCTGCGTTTTTGTTTTGCCAAAAGGCAAGAAACGCTTGATAAAGCCGTTGAAAGACTATTAAAGGTGTGA
- a CDS encoding amidohydrolase, with protein sequence MENLKITTYQGYLFWENIDKNLQNITLRLGGIREKTDLIILPEMFNTGFSMDAERLAEPMNGKTMQWMQEIATKYNCVVTGSMIIKDAGKFYNRLIWMRADGTYEHYDKRHLFAMGKEHLTYTPGKSKLIVELNGWKICPMICYDLRFPVWLRNVDEEYDMLIIVANWPEKRALHWRTLIPARAVENQSYVIGLNRVGHDGNEVYHSGDSTCISPNGDVVYYKRDEEDVYTFTINPDELARVRRAMPFLRDADKFEILD encoded by the coding sequence ATGGAGAACTTAAAGATAACCACCTATCAGGGGTACCTTTTTTGGGAGAATATTGATAAAAATCTGCAGAACATTACCCTGCGTTTAGGCGGTATCCGCGAGAAGACAGACCTGATCATCCTGCCCGAAATGTTCAACACCGGTTTTAGTATGGATGCCGAACGCCTGGCCGAACCTATGAACGGCAAAACCATGCAATGGATGCAGGAAATAGCAACCAAATATAATTGCGTGGTAACCGGCAGCATGATCATTAAAGATGCCGGCAAATTCTACAACCGCCTGATCTGGATGCGCGCCGATGGCACTTACGAGCATTATGACAAGCGCCACCTGTTTGCCATGGGCAAGGAACATTTAACCTACACCCCCGGTAAAAGTAAACTGATAGTAGAACTGAACGGCTGGAAGATCTGCCCGATGATCTGCTACGATTTGCGTTTCCCCGTGTGGCTGCGCAATGTAGACGAGGAATATGATATGCTGATCATTGTAGCCAACTGGCCCGAAAAACGCGCGCTGCACTGGCGCACCCTGATACCCGCCCGCGCGGTAGAGAACCAAAGCTATGTGATTGGTCTTAACCGTGTAGGCCATGACGGAAATGAAGTTTACCACTCGGGCGATTCTACCTGCATCAGCCCCAATGGTGATGTGGTTTACTACAAGCGCGATGAGGAGGATGTTTATACGTTTACCATCAACCCCGATGAGTTGGCACGCGTACGCAGGGCTATGCCTTTTTTAAGGGATGCGGATAAGTTTGAGATATTGGATTAA
- a CDS encoding penicillin acylase family protein produces the protein MKKQLLAIAALVLPFVVSAQKATPKEIARYQQQAKAVTIIRDNYGVPHIYAQTDAQVVFGLMYSQCEDNFKGIERNYLYQLGRQAEVDGESNLYTDVQLQMIADSADAIKDYKASPVWFKKLMDAFADGINYYLYKHPEVKPLVFKHFEPWYALMFTDGSVSATVTGGLNLSETARFYGQPGMDMGKLKLPKPKTLQEELDEREIGSNGFAVSPKLSASKHAMLYINPHVPFYFRSEVQLVSKEGLNVYGACTWGQFFVYQGFNQHCGWMHTSSNADVGDLYAEKVTKKDGKWYYEYNGEQKPVTERKLTINVKQGDKLVPKTFTGYFTHHGPVLGARNGKWLALRNDNRSYPALLESWLITKANTFAEYKLAMDIGHNATNNTVYADDQGNIAFWYGNFMPKRDPKLDWTQPVDGSTSATEWQGLHKQSEIVHVFNPSTGWIENCNSTPFSSAGVASPDKTKYPAYMAPDGENYRAVNAIRMFGNVKSLGMDDLIKLGYDKYLTAFDVLLPPLFKAYDAAPDSTKAMLKEPVQILRDWDRRSAVNSVATTLGFEWGSSLMRLLPRAKSSEDGTYQTARTEAMIKAATPKQLLDDLASVVKSLQSRYGDWKVQWGDINRYQRPADGMFNDNAPSIPVGQVSSLFGQLPSFVSRPMNGTKKRYGYSGNSFIAAIEFGPKIKAKSIMTGGQSFDPKSKNFTDQTEGYINGQFKDVLFYKADVLKHVQRTYHP, from the coding sequence ATGAAAAAACAACTACTTGCTATAGCTGCTCTTGTATTGCCTTTTGTAGTATCCGCCCAAAAGGCTACGCCAAAGGAAATTGCCCGATATCAGCAACAGGCCAAAGCGGTAACCATCATCCGCGATAATTATGGCGTGCCGCATATTTACGCGCAGACGGACGCGCAGGTGGTGTTTGGACTGATGTATAGCCAGTGCGAGGATAATTTTAAGGGGATCGAGCGGAACTACCTGTACCAGCTTGGCCGCCAGGCCGAGGTGGATGGCGAAAGCAATCTCTACACCGATGTACAACTGCAAATGATAGCCGACAGTGCCGATGCCATTAAAGATTATAAGGCCAGTCCCGTTTGGTTTAAAAAACTGATGGACGCCTTTGCCGATGGCATTAACTACTATCTGTACAAACACCCCGAAGTAAAACCACTGGTGTTTAAACATTTTGAGCCGTGGTACGCGCTGATGTTTACCGATGGCAGCGTATCGGCAACGGTAACCGGTGGGTTGAATTTAAGTGAGACCGCCCGCTTTTACGGTCAGCCGGGGATGGATATGGGCAAGCTGAAATTGCCCAAACCTAAAACCCTGCAGGAGGAACTGGACGAGCGCGAGATCGGCTCGAACGGGTTTGCCGTGTCGCCAAAGCTAAGCGCGTCTAAACACGCCATGCTTTATATCAACCCGCATGTACCGTTCTATTTCCGTAGCGAAGTGCAGTTGGTGAGCAAGGAGGGCCTGAATGTTTATGGCGCCTGCACCTGGGGGCAATTCTTCGTGTACCAGGGTTTTAACCAGCACTGCGGATGGATGCATACCAGCAGCAATGCCGATGTGGGCGACCTGTATGCCGAGAAAGTCACCAAAAAAGACGGCAAATGGTATTACGAATACAATGGTGAACAAAAGCCGGTAACCGAACGCAAACTGACCATCAACGTTAAGCAGGGCGATAAGCTGGTACCGAAAACATTCACCGGTTACTTTACCCATCATGGCCCTGTACTGGGCGCGCGCAACGGCAAGTGGCTGGCACTACGGAACGATAACCGCAGCTACCCTGCCCTGCTGGAATCGTGGCTGATCACCAAAGCCAATACCTTTGCCGAATATAAGTTGGCCATGGATATTGGCCACAACGCCACCAACAACACCGTTTACGCCGACGATCAGGGCAATATCGCGTTCTGGTATGGCAACTTTATGCCCAAACGCGATCCCAAGTTAGATTGGACACAGCCTGTTGACGGCAGCACCTCGGCCACCGAGTGGCAGGGCCTGCATAAACAAAGTGAGATCGTGCATGTGTTTAACCCATCGACCGGCTGGATAGAGAATTGTAACTCTACCCCCTTCTCATCGGCAGGTGTTGCCAGTCCGGATAAAACCAAATACCCGGCCTACATGGCCCCCGATGGCGAAAACTACCGGGCCGTAAACGCCATCCGCATGTTCGGCAATGTAAAAAGCCTGGGGATGGATGATTTGATAAAATTAGGTTACGATAAATACCTTACCGCCTTTGATGTGCTGCTGCCGCCGCTGTTTAAAGCTTACGACGCAGCGCCTGACAGTACCAAGGCTATGTTAAAAGAACCCGTACAAATACTGCGCGATTGGGACCGCCGTTCGGCGGTGAACTCGGTGGCTACTACGCTGGGCTTCGAGTGGGGTTCAAGCCTGATGCGGTTGTTACCACGCGCCAAATCTTCGGAGGATGGCACGTACCAAACCGCGCGTACCGAGGCCATGATAAAGGCTGCCACGCCAAAGCAATTATTGGATGACCTGGCCAGCGTGGTAAAAAGCCTGCAAAGCCGCTATGGCGACTGGAAGGTGCAATGGGGCGATATCAACCGTTATCAGCGCCCGGCCGACGGGATGTTTAACGATAACGCGCCGAGCATTCCCGTAGGGCAGGTATCATCATTGTTCGGGCAGTTGCCATCGTTTGTAAGCCGGCCGATGAATGGCACCAAAAAGCGCTACGGCTACAGCGGCAACAGCTTCATTGCCGCCATTGAATTTGGCCCGAAAATAAAAGCCAAAAGCATCATGACCGGCGGGCAATCGTTCGACCCAAAATCGAAGAACTTTACCGACCAGACCGAGGGCTACATCAACGGGCAATTTAAAGATGTGCTGTTTTACAAAGCCGATGTGTTGAAGCATGTGCAGCGGACGTACCATCCGTAG
- a CDS encoding sugar porter family MFS transporter, whose protein sequence is MPVQPENFNTRYIIGISFISALGGYLFGFDFAVISGALPFLRTQFMLDAWWEGFLTGSLALGCIVGCLIAGNITDRYGRRPGLMIAAAIFAISSIGIALSQGLTFFVIMRFAAGIGVGMASMLCPMYIAEVSPAKVRGRNVAINQLTVVIGILVTNLVDYLLADHGPDAWRWMFGLGVVPSLVFLVGVIWLPESPRWLLKDGQVDKAKAVLNKIGSAEFAENTTAAIQKSLTGNQKVSYSTVFQKSVRPAVTVGIILAVFQQFCGINVVFNYTSTIFESVGANLNRQLFETVSIGAVNLIFTILAMWLVDRLGRRPLMLIGSLGLSILYIVLAFALQNHYPAYMVSVFVLLAISIYALSLAPVTWVLISEIFPNKIRGAASSVAIVSLWGAYFILVFTFPILAKKLGTYGPFYLYAGICLLGFLFVVGKVKETKGQTLEELEDNLVRH, encoded by the coding sequence ATGCCTGTGCAACCCGAAAACTTTAATACACGATATATCATCGGTATATCGTTCATCTCGGCCCTGGGGGGCTACCTGTTTGGCTTCGATTTTGCTGTAATATCCGGCGCTCTGCCTTTTTTGCGCACCCAATTTATGCTGGATGCCTGGTGGGAAGGTTTCCTAACCGGCTCGCTTGCGCTGGGCTGTATTGTGGGCTGCCTCATCGCCGGTAATATTACCGACCGCTACGGCCGCCGGCCGGGGCTAATGATAGCTGCTGCTATTTTCGCAATTTCGTCCATCGGTATCGCTTTATCGCAGGGACTAACTTTTTTTGTCATCATGCGCTTTGCGGCGGGTATTGGCGTGGGGATGGCATCTATGCTGTGCCCCATGTATATTGCCGAAGTATCGCCGGCCAAAGTGCGGGGGCGCAATGTGGCCATTAACCAGCTTACCGTTGTGATTGGCATTCTGGTAACCAACCTGGTAGACTACCTGCTGGCCGACCATGGCCCCGATGCCTGGCGCTGGATGTTTGGCCTGGGTGTGGTGCCGTCGCTGGTATTTTTAGTGGGGGTGATCTGGCTGCCCGAAAGCCCACGCTGGCTGCTGAAAGACGGCCAGGTAGACAAAGCAAAAGCCGTACTGAATAAGATCGGCTCGGCGGAATTTGCCGAAAACACAACCGCCGCCATCCAAAAATCGCTGACCGGCAACCAAAAGGTGTCCTACAGCACTGTGTTCCAAAAAAGCGTACGCCCAGCGGTTACGGTGGGTATCATCCTGGCCGTGTTTCAGCAGTTTTGCGGGATCAACGTGGTGTTTAATTATACGTCCACCATATTTGAATCAGTTGGCGCTAATCTTAACCGGCAATTGTTCGAGACCGTTTCCATCGGCGCGGTAAACCTCATCTTCACCATTTTGGCCATGTGGCTGGTGGATAGATTAGGCCGTCGCCCGCTGATGCTGATCGGCTCGCTGGGCTTGTCGATATTATACATTGTACTGGCATTTGCCCTGCAAAATCATTACCCGGCATACATGGTTTCGGTTTTTGTGCTGCTGGCCATCAGCATCTACGCGCTCTCGCTGGCGCCGGTTACCTGGGTGTTAATCTCAGAGATCTTCCCTAATAAGATACGGGGCGCGGCATCGTCTGTGGCTATCGTATCGCTTTGGGGGGCTTATTTTATACTGGTGTTTACCTTTCCTATCCTGGCTAAAAAGCTGGGCACTTACGGGCCATTTTACCTGTACGCGGGCATTTGCCTCCTGGGCTTTTTGTTTGTGGTGGGTAAAGTAAAAGAGACAAAAGGGCAAACGCTGGAGGAGCTGGAAGATAATTTGGTGAGGCATTAA